A stretch of Clostridia bacterium DNA encodes these proteins:
- the atpE gene encoding ATP synthase F0 subunit C → MENLGALAAGLTFAIAAFGSATAQGKVASSAMEAIARQPESAGDIRTTLLLSLAFIEALTLFGLVVSILLWTLL, encoded by the coding sequence ATGGAAAATTTAGGCGCACTCGCCGCTGGTCTTACATTTGCTATAGCAGCATTTGGTTCGGCCACAGCACAAGGAAAAGTTGCAAGTTCAGCAATGGAAGCGATAGCAAGGCAACCGGAATCAGCAGGGGATATTCGTACCACATTGCTTCTGTCATTGGCCTTTATTGAAGCCTTGACACTGTTTGGGCTGGTCGTATCCATCCTGCTCTGGACGTTGCTGTAA
- the upp gene encoding uracil phosphoribosyltransferase: protein MKNLRVMDHPLIQHKITYLRDINTKTKEFRELAGEIAMLMAYEATQNLQTEEHSVTTPLTTCQGFKLAGKGVVIVPILRAGLGMVDGMLNLIPNASVGHIGLCRDEKTLKPMEYYVKLPKDIAEREVILVDPMLATGGSASQAITFLKSCGVEKIRFMCLIGAPEGVKKLNDEHPDVKIFMGTLDDCLNQHGYIVPGLGDAGDRLFGTD, encoded by the coding sequence GTGAAAAATCTTAGGGTCATGGACCATCCATTAATACAACACAAAATAACTTACCTGAGGGATATCAACACAAAGACCAAGGAGTTTCGGGAGTTGGCTGGGGAAATAGCCATGCTGATGGCTTACGAAGCCACCCAGAACTTGCAGACGGAAGAACATAGTGTCACGACACCGCTGACAACTTGCCAAGGATTCAAGTTGGCTGGAAAAGGCGTAGTAATCGTGCCAATACTACGTGCAGGTCTGGGTATGGTTGATGGTATGCTCAACTTAATACCCAATGCATCTGTGGGCCATATTGGACTATGTAGGGACGAAAAAACACTGAAACCGATGGAGTATTACGTTAAACTTCCAAAGGATATTGCTGAGCGAGAAGTCATCTTAGTAGATCCGATGTTGGCAACGGGCGGCTCAGCTAGCCAGGCTATCACTTTTCTGAAAAGCTGTGGTGTTGAAAAGATTCGTTTCATGTGTTTGATTGGAGCGCCAGAAGGTGTTAAGAAGCTCAACGACGAACATCCGGATGTAAAAATCTTTATGGGTACGTTAGACGATTGCTTAAATCAACATGGATACATTGTACCAGGATTGGGCGATGCAGGCGACAGACTGTTTGGAACCGATTAA
- a CDS encoding AtpZ/AtpI family protein, with translation MKRVRRASTGVVLSTSYAGTMLVSMYLGYRVGIYVDGRLGTEPIFLILGLLLSIILGLYTVVKEILYFDSLRRKDD, from the coding sequence ATGAAAAGAGTAAGGAGAGCTAGTACAGGTGTGGTTTTATCCACCTCATATGCTGGTACCATGCTCGTATCCATGTATCTTGGGTACCGTGTGGGTATTTATGTTGATGGGCGTTTAGGGACTGAACCCATATTTTTGATTCTGGGTCTTTTGTTGAGCATTATTCTTGGCCTCTACACGGTGGTAAAGGAAATATTATATTTTGATAGCTTACGCAGAAAGGATGATTAA
- the rpmE gene encoding 50S ribosomal protein L31 — protein MKKGIHPEYKQTTIKCACGNVIETGSTKEDIHIEVCSACHPFYTGTKSRLVDKGGRVDRFKKKYNL, from the coding sequence ATGAAAAAGGGAATTCACCCCGAATATAAGCAAACAACCATAAAGTGCGCTTGCGGTAATGTCATCGAAACAGGCTCGACAAAAGAGGACATCCACATCGAGGTATGTTCTGCTTGTCACCCCTTTTATACTGGAACGAAGTCTCGTCTGGTTGATAAAGGCGGCAGGGTTGATCGCTTCAAGAAAAAATACAATCTTTAG
- a CDS encoding MazG-like family protein, whose product MELKTISLPRLNNLSPTLESTALKLMEEAGELAQAIGKFRCMNGEKACYSKQETVDMMSKELLDVAQTAVSMMFVLEQEFDINIDKEVEEHIAKLVRKGYIKAEAEK is encoded by the coding sequence ATGGAGTTAAAGACAATATCCCTACCTAGACTTAACAATCTTTCTCCTACGCTGGAATCTACGGCATTGAAGTTGATGGAGGAAGCGGGGGAACTGGCTCAAGCTATAGGCAAGTTTCGTTGCATGAATGGAGAAAAGGCTTGTTACAGCAAACAAGAAACGGTGGATATGATGTCCAAAGAACTGTTGGATGTAGCGCAGACTGCCGTATCGATGATGTTTGTGCTGGAACAAGAGTTTGATATTAATATCGATAAGGAAGTAGAAGAACATATCGCCAAACTGGTCCGCAAAGGATATATTAAGGCAGAAGCTGAAAAATAG
- the rho gene encoding transcription termination factor Rho produces MNKDELSQKTVSELYEMARDLKMSGYSKFRKQELIIEILKFESRRKKTTELRMDGILEILPDGFGFLRPVKYQPSHDDIYISPSQIRKFDMRTGDSVAGIVRVPKPGEKYFALLRVENINNEPPENSIKRNHFNGLTPVYPTERLTLEISQNGIAMRMIDLIAPIGKGQRGLIVSPPKAGKTVLLKRIANSIKKNDPGVHLLMLLIDERPEEVTDIERSVLADEVVSSTFDESPENHVRISEMVLERAKRLVEQGRDVVILMDSVTRLARAHNLVVPPSGRTLSGGVDPTSLYKPKRFFGSARKIEEGGSLTIIATALVETGSRMDDVIFEEFKGTGNMELVLDRRLANRRIYPAIDVKASGTRREDLLLSEEELELMWNFRKVTASMVNTEVTEMLIDALKKTKDNATLIRALPQLFPEKKRK; encoded by the coding sequence ATGAATAAGGATGAATTATCCCAAAAGACGGTCAGCGAGCTATACGAAATGGCCAGAGATCTCAAAATGTCCGGCTATTCTAAGTTCAGAAAACAAGAGCTGATTATTGAGATTTTAAAATTTGAATCAAGAAGAAAAAAGACGACAGAACTCCGTATGGATGGCATACTTGAAATTTTACCGGATGGCTTTGGCTTTTTGCGACCCGTAAAATATCAACCTAGTCATGACGATATCTATATTTCTCCTTCGCAAATTCGTAAATTTGATATGCGAACAGGGGATTCTGTAGCAGGAATTGTTCGTGTACCCAAACCAGGTGAAAAATATTTTGCCTTACTCCGTGTGGAGAATATTAATAACGAGCCACCGGAGAATTCCATTAAACGTAACCATTTTAATGGATTAACCCCGGTTTATCCAACTGAACGTTTGACTTTGGAAATTTCACAAAATGGGATTGCCATGCGCATGATTGACTTAATCGCACCCATTGGAAAAGGACAAAGAGGGCTGATCGTGTCCCCGCCGAAAGCTGGTAAAACGGTGCTTTTGAAACGTATTGCCAACAGTATCAAGAAAAATGATCCAGGAGTACATCTATTGATGCTCCTGATTGATGAAAGACCAGAAGAAGTGACAGACATTGAACGCTCTGTACTTGCGGATGAAGTAGTATCCTCCACCTTTGATGAGTCACCAGAGAACCATGTAAGAATATCTGAGATGGTGCTTGAACGTGCCAAGAGATTGGTGGAACAAGGGCGGGATGTAGTTATCTTGATGGATTCTGTAACTAGACTGGCACGGGCTCATAACCTGGTAGTTCCCCCCTCTGGCCGAACTTTGTCCGGTGGTGTTGACCCCACCTCCCTCTATAAGCCTAAGAGATTTTTTGGCTCAGCTCGAAAGATTGAAGAAGGTGGTAGTCTTACCATAATTGCGACAGCCTTGGTGGAAACAGGTAGTCGTATGGACGATGTAATTTTTGAAGAGTTCAAGGGAACGGGAAATATGGAGTTGGTACTGGACCGTCGTTTAGCAAATAGAAGAATTTATCCAGCCATAGATGTGAAGGCTTCTGGAACACGGCGCGAGGACTTACTGCTTAGCGAAGAAGAACTCGAACTGATGTGGAACTTCCGTAAAGTGACAGCGTCCATGGTGAACACGGAAGTAACGGAAATGCTGATTGATGCTTTAAAGAAGACCAAGGATAATGCCACCTTGATTCGAGCATTGCCGCAGCTTTTTCCAGAAAAGAAAAGAAAGTAG
- the atpB gene encoding F0F1 ATP synthase subunit A yields MEKRIAELGKVVEEMTPHVVFTVGPVEVTSTVISAWVAMAILFLFIFIITRNLKPVPETKRQLLAELILVFLYGMLDELVGKKGRKFVFLSGTMFLLILFMNLSWFIPELTPATIDLSATVALGLVAILGVQAIGIQQKGLKKYLKHYISPTPAMLPMNIIEELVKPFSLGLRLFGNMFGEEMVVLILFILVPLLLPVPIQLMGVLMGSIQAYVFSLLTALYIAGILGDH; encoded by the coding sequence ATGGAAAAGAGGATCGCTGAATTAGGGAAAGTAGTTGAAGAGATGACACCACATGTGGTGTTTACGGTAGGGCCGGTAGAGGTTACTTCTACGGTAATATCGGCTTGGGTTGCAATGGCCATTTTATTTCTCTTTATTTTTATCATCACTAGGAATTTAAAACCTGTTCCTGAAACAAAAAGACAACTGCTTGCTGAACTAATACTAGTTTTTCTTTATGGTATGTTGGATGAGTTGGTTGGTAAAAAGGGAAGAAAGTTTGTTTTCCTCAGTGGGACCATGTTTTTGCTAATCTTGTTTATGAATTTATCTTGGTTTATTCCTGAATTGACACCCGCTACGATCGACCTTAGTGCGACGGTGGCATTGGGATTAGTGGCGATTCTTGGCGTACAAGCTATTGGTATCCAACAAAAAGGGTTAAAAAAGTATCTAAAACATTATATATCACCTACACCCGCGATGCTTCCAATGAACATCATTGAGGAATTGGTTAAACCCTTTTCACTGGGTTTACGTTTATTCGGCAATATGTTTGGCGAGGAAATGGTCGTTCTCATATTGTTTATTTTGGTACCATTACTGTTACCTGTGCCTATCCAACTGATGGGCGTTTTGATGGGTAGCATTCAGGCATATGTTTTTTCGCTACTTACTGCACTATATATCGCTGGAATCTTAGGAGACCACTAG
- a CDS encoding cytidine/deoxycytidylate deaminase family protein — protein sequence MRKSWDEYFMDIAHQVKERSTCPRLRVGAVIVKDKRIKGTGYNGSPPHFPHCDDVGCLMIDGHCKRTIHAEVNALMECSPEERAGATIYITAQPCMECTKLIIASGIERVVYANPYPTEVDFFSQADWIEVVCLNPEE from the coding sequence ATGCGAAAAAGCTGGGACGAATATTTTATGGACATTGCGCACCAGGTCAAGGAGCGCAGTACCTGCCCTCGATTAAGGGTGGGGGCAGTCATCGTTAAGGATAAGCGCATCAAGGGGACTGGATATAATGGAAGCCCGCCACATTTTCCACACTGTGATGATGTGGGTTGCCTGATGATAGACGGTCACTGCAAACGTACTATCCATGCAGAAGTGAATGCACTCATGGAATGCTCTCCGGAAGAACGTGCTGGAGCAACCATATATATTACGGCACAGCCGTGTATGGAATGTACCAAGCTTATCATTGCATCGGGTATAGAACGGGTCGTATATGCCAATCCCTATCCCACGGAAGTAGATTTCTTTTCCCAGGCGGACTGGATTGAAGTTGTTTGCTTGAATCCTGAAGAGTAA
- the prfA gene encoding peptide chain release factor 1 — translation MLEKLASIQEKYERLGRQLSDPEIIGNQKEFQKLARAHASLTEIVEKYKEYKIVLQGIEESKEMLETETDPEMKEMLEAELESLTGKVPRFEEQISILLLPKDPNDEKNVIMEIRGGAGGDEAALFAGDLFRMYSRYAEKNGWKIDILNSHANDVGGFKEMVFSIEGAGAYSKLKFESGVHRVQRIPSTESGGRIHTSTVTVAVLPEAEEVDVELDPNEIRVDIFCSSGPGGQSVNTTQSAVRVTHIPTGIVVSCQDEKSQHKNKAKALKVLRSRMLERAQQEAHGELAEARKLQVGTGDRSERIRTYNFPQNRVTDHRIGLSLHKLEVMLAGEIDELIEALITTDQAERLKNV, via the coding sequence ATGTTAGAAAAGCTAGCAAGTATACAGGAAAAGTACGAGCGTTTGGGCAGACAGCTGTCTGACCCAGAAATCATTGGAAACCAAAAAGAGTTCCAAAAATTGGCTAGAGCGCATGCGTCTTTAACTGAAATTGTGGAAAAATACAAAGAGTATAAAATTGTACTGCAAGGCATTGAAGAATCGAAGGAGATGCTTGAAACAGAGACGGATCCTGAGATGAAAGAGATGCTAGAGGCAGAACTGGAATCACTAACTGGTAAAGTACCGCGATTTGAAGAACAAATTAGTATCTTGCTACTGCCGAAGGATCCAAATGATGAAAAGAACGTTATTATGGAAATCCGCGGAGGAGCAGGTGGCGATGAAGCGGCTTTGTTTGCTGGGGATTTATTCCGCATGTATTCACGTTATGCGGAAAAAAATGGTTGGAAGATAGATATTCTAAACAGCCACGCCAACGATGTAGGCGGTTTTAAAGAAATGGTATTCTCCATCGAAGGAGCAGGTGCGTATAGCAAACTGAAGTTTGAGTCTGGCGTACATAGGGTACAAAGAATTCCATCTACTGAGTCCGGAGGACGGATTCATACTTCCACTGTGACGGTAGCCGTTTTGCCGGAAGCAGAAGAAGTAGATGTGGAACTAGATCCCAACGAGATTCGAGTGGACATATTTTGCAGTAGCGGACCGGGAGGCCAGTCGGTTAACACGACTCAGTCTGCTGTGCGGGTAACCCATATTCCAACCGGAATCGTGGTATCCTGCCAAGATGAGAAGTCACAACATAAGAATAAGGCAAAGGCCCTGAAGGTACTTCGTTCTAGAATGTTGGAGCGAGCGCAACAGGAAGCGCACGGGGAACTGGCGGAAGCTAGGAAACTGCAGGTAGGTACAGGAGATCGCAGCGAGCGAATCCGGACCTACAATTTCCCTCAAAATCGGGTCACCGACCACCGCATCGGATTGAGCTTGCATAAGCTTGAGGTGATGCTCGCTGGGGAAATCGATGAATTGATTGAAGCTTTGATTACAACGGATCAGGCTGAGAGATTAAAGAATGTGTAA
- the rpiB gene encoding ribose 5-phosphate isomerase B encodes MKIAIASDHGGYELKQTVVSYLKEKGFDYTDFGTNSEASVDYPEYGRKVGQEVAAGNFDRGIVICGTGIGIGIAANKVPGIRCALCHDVFSAKATRNHNDSNMLSMGGRVIGPGLALEIVETWLNANFDGGRHQRRIDAICDIEKEYQK; translated from the coding sequence ATGAAAATTGCTATCGCCTCCGACCATGGAGGATATGAACTGAAACAAACTGTCGTCAGCTACCTTAAAGAAAAAGGTTTTGACTATACCGATTTTGGTACTAATAGCGAGGCGTCGGTTGACTATCCCGAGTATGGCCGGAAGGTAGGGCAAGAAGTTGCGGCCGGGAATTTTGACAGAGGTATCGTTATTTGTGGTACTGGTATTGGTATAGGAATTGCAGCCAATAAGGTACCAGGTATACGATGTGCACTATGCCATGATGTATTTAGCGCAAAAGCCACAAGAAATCATAATGATTCTAACATGTTGTCAATGGGTGGCCGGGTAATCGGGCCAGGTCTAGCATTGGAAATTGTAGAAACTTGGTTAAATGCAAATTTTGATGGCGGCCGACACCAGCGCCGTATTGACGCAATCTGTGATATAGAAAAGGAGTATCAAAAGTAG
- the atpF gene encoding F0F1 ATP synthase subunit B: MSQIFEALHFHPMTFFLMTINVLIVLFVLYKLFYKPVGRMLEERQRHINEQLEQAAQANLHARLNEVRYSEELSNARYQAKNLVNKANDVGEDMKRQIIDEAKVKANVIIAKAEGEIAAERQRAEREVQNAVTKLAIEAAKKVLQKEINPAEHQELIQNLLKEAGKL, translated from the coding sequence ATGAGTCAGATATTTGAAGCTTTGCACTTCCATCCCATGACGTTTTTTTTAATGACAATCAATGTGTTGATTGTATTGTTTGTGTTGTACAAACTTTTCTATAAACCTGTGGGAAGGATGCTAGAAGAAAGACAAAGGCATATTAATGAGCAACTAGAACAGGCTGCTCAGGCGAATCTGCACGCTAGACTGAATGAAGTCAGATATAGCGAGGAGTTAAGTAATGCTCGCTACCAAGCCAAGAATTTGGTGAATAAGGCCAATGACGTCGGTGAGGATATGAAACGCCAGATTATTGATGAAGCCAAAGTGAAGGCCAATGTAATCATCGCAAAGGCTGAAGGAGAAATCGCAGCGGAACGCCAAAGAGCGGAGCGTGAGGTTCAAAATGCAGTTACCAAGCTTGCCATAGAGGCCGCCAAAAAGGTACTTCAGAAGGAGATTAATCCTGCAGAGCACCAGGAACTGATTCAAAATCTGCTGAAGGAAGCGGGTAAACTATAA
- a CDS encoding threonylcarbamoyl-AMP synthase, whose product MKTRRLNQDEIDVAAEILLAGGLVAFPTETVYGLGADGLNQTAVKNIYSAKGRPSDNPLILHVSNREMLESIVDEIPLVAEKLMAAFWPGPLTLIFKKSDAVPSEVSASLPTVAVRMPDHPMALKLIERTGRPIAAPSANRSGRPSPTSAEHVLEDLDGHIEAVLMGGCSQVGMESTIVDVSGAVPCLLRPGGLTLEEVRKIAPMIVAGGESAKEEAPRAPGMKYRHYAPDAMVVLLEGEGEQQLDHLETAYRSKQYEAPMALMASQELLESLETRKTDFKLTFFSLGTQQQDKMLGKNVYAYLREADQEGIRTVFVESFKEENMGRTIMNRLKKAAHALEENQ is encoded by the coding sequence ATGAAGACTAGAAGATTGAATCAAGACGAAATAGATGTCGCGGCTGAGATTTTATTGGCCGGCGGCTTGGTGGCTTTTCCCACAGAAACGGTGTATGGCCTAGGTGCTGATGGTCTAAATCAGACGGCAGTCAAGAACATTTATTCCGCCAAGGGAAGACCATCCGATAACCCGCTGATATTACATGTCAGTAATAGAGAGATGCTCGAGAGCATTGTAGATGAAATTCCTTTGGTAGCGGAAAAATTGATGGCTGCCTTTTGGCCAGGTCCCTTAACCTTAATATTTAAGAAAAGTGATGCTGTACCGAGTGAAGTGAGTGCATCTCTTCCGACGGTAGCGGTTCGTATGCCGGACCACCCCATGGCTCTTAAATTGATTGAACGAACTGGACGGCCCATTGCAGCCCCCAGTGCCAATCGTTCTGGACGCCCCAGTCCAACTAGTGCAGAACACGTATTAGAAGATTTGGATGGTCACATTGAAGCAGTATTGATGGGAGGATGCTCCCAGGTGGGCATGGAATCAACCATTGTCGATGTGAGCGGTGCGGTACCGTGTCTACTTAGACCGGGAGGATTGACTCTAGAAGAAGTCCGTAAGATAGCACCGATGATAGTGGCCGGAGGAGAATCCGCAAAAGAGGAGGCTCCTAGGGCTCCTGGTATGAAATACCGCCATTATGCACCAGATGCGATGGTGGTGCTGCTAGAGGGAGAAGGGGAACAACAATTAGACCATTTGGAGACGGCCTACAGAAGCAAACAGTATGAAGCACCGATGGCCTTGATGGCTTCTCAAGAATTGCTTGAATCTTTGGAGACTAGAAAAACAGATTTCAAATTGACCTTTTTCTCACTAGGAACCCAGCAACAGGATAAAATGCTGGGAAAAAATGTGTATGCTTATCTACGGGAAGCGGATCAAGAAGGTATACGGACGGTTTTTGTAGAATCTTTCAAGGAAGAGAACATGGGGCGAACAATTATGAACCGATTGAAAAAAGCGGCTCATGCATTGGAGGAGAACCAGTAA
- the wecB gene encoding UDP-N-acetylglucosamine 2-epimerase (non-hydrolyzing) — translation MKVACIFGTRPEAIKMAPVVKALKDHPFFETQVIVTAQHREMLDQVLQLFGIVPDYDLDIMQKNQTLNQITARALTGLGDIFAVDRPDLVLVHGDTTTTFCGALAAFYQQIPVGHVEAGLRTYNKYSPFPEEVNRTLTGVMTDYHFAPTVMAKENLLKENVAEEKIYVTGNTVIDALLSVAEKSLDVTSIEGLSALDQTKKTILVTSHRRENLGDRMTEIFRAIADIAKNYADSVQVVFPMHLNPKVREQVNAELGSRDNVFLIEPQEYLPFVSLMKHAYIILTDSGGIQEEAPALGKPVVVLRDTTERPEALLAGTVLLAGTSYQQVYNVTQTLLTKQDQYDKMSSAANPYGDGSAAERIVNLIHEKSKES, via the coding sequence ATGAAAGTAGCTTGCATATTCGGCACTAGGCCGGAAGCCATCAAAATGGCACCAGTCGTGAAGGCTTTAAAGGACCATCCGTTCTTTGAAACACAGGTCATCGTGACGGCACAGCATCGTGAGATGCTAGACCAGGTACTACAATTATTTGGTATTGTTCCGGATTACGATCTGGATATCATGCAGAAGAACCAGACACTGAATCAAATTACGGCAAGGGCTTTGACTGGTCTAGGAGATATTTTTGCAGTGGACCGACCTGATTTGGTTTTAGTTCATGGTGATACGACGACCACGTTCTGTGGAGCGCTTGCTGCCTTCTATCAACAGATCCCGGTAGGGCATGTGGAAGCGGGACTTAGGACATACAATAAATATTCTCCCTTTCCGGAGGAAGTAAACCGGACCCTGACTGGGGTGATGACAGATTACCATTTTGCTCCGACTGTTATGGCCAAAGAAAATTTACTTAAGGAAAATGTGGCAGAGGAGAAGATTTATGTAACTGGGAATACGGTAATCGATGCACTGCTTTCTGTGGCTGAAAAAAGCCTGGATGTGACAAGTATTGAGGGTCTATCTGCGCTGGACCAGACGAAGAAGACGATTTTAGTGACCAGCCATAGGCGAGAAAACTTGGGCGACCGGATGACAGAAATTTTTAGAGCTATTGCAGATATAGCAAAAAATTATGCAGATTCTGTCCAAGTGGTTTTTCCCATGCACTTAAATCCAAAGGTGCGCGAGCAAGTAAATGCAGAATTGGGAAGTCGTGATAACGTATTTCTGATAGAACCACAAGAATATCTACCGTTCGTATCCCTAATGAAACATGCCTATATTATTCTTACAGATTCAGGGGGAATCCAAGAAGAAGCACCGGCACTGGGTAAACCAGTTGTCGTTTTGAGGGACACCACAGAAAGGCCAGAGGCACTTTTGGCTGGCACTGTACTTTTGGCTGGTACTTCATACCAACAAGTGTATAATGTTACTCAGACATTATTGACCAAACAAGATCAATACGACAAGATGAGCAGTGCTGCCAATCCGTATGGCGATGGAAGTGCAGCTGAAAGGATCGTGAATCTTATCCATGAAAAGAGTAAGGAGAGCTAG
- a CDS encoding low molecular weight protein arginine phosphatase: MKILFVCTGNTCRSPMAEALGMQRGEHTCSSAGIYAQPGSRASLLATQICHEHNLSLKEHRARLLNRELLDQAQLVLTMTSQHKDWILEHFGKHPGLYTLGEYAGVDDIKEVSDPFGGTISDYHVTLIQLNTLLDAVWRRLQ, translated from the coding sequence ATGAAGATCCTATTTGTATGTACCGGAAACACCTGCCGTAGTCCCATGGCTGAAGCACTCGGTATGCAACGCGGGGAGCATACGTGCAGTTCGGCGGGGATTTATGCCCAACCTGGTAGCAGAGCGAGTCTTTTAGCGACACAAATCTGTCATGAGCATAATCTTTCTCTAAAAGAACACAGAGCAAGGCTTTTAAACCGTGAACTGCTGGACCAGGCTCAATTGGTTTTAACCATGACCTCACAACATAAGGACTGGATACTGGAGCACTTTGGGAAACACCCTGGATTGTATACTCTGGGAGAATACGCAGGGGTAGATGACATAAAAGAAGTATCGGATCCTTTTGGAGGAACGATTTCAGACTACCATGTAACCCTTATTCAATTGAATACGTTGCTTGACGCCGTCTGGCGTCGTTTGCAATAA
- the prmC gene encoding peptide chain release factor N(5)-glutamine methyltransferase → MCNKMTQGLPRIQELCSQAAFFLSEAGVEASRLEAELLLGSVLKKSRTRLLIDALEFVGEADQVRFSILLKKRAEGVPVQYLLAHKEFMGRDFQITPDVLIPRDDTAVLVETSLQELSEIRNPQIMDLCTGSGIVAVTISLERGVSVLASDISEKALKVACDNSRRLGADVYFRQGDLFDALKDDDGPFDLIASNPPYISEPEMKTLQKEVKQEPVLALYGGLDGLEYYRSIVGKAKPYLKKGGLLLMEIGYTQAEAVTNLLLDAGYVHTLVRYDMAGHPRVVGGRNED, encoded by the coding sequence ATGTGTAATAAAATGACCCAAGGGCTGCCGAGGATACAGGAATTGTGTTCTCAGGCAGCTTTTTTTCTAAGCGAGGCAGGTGTTGAGGCAAGTCGCTTAGAGGCGGAGCTACTATTAGGGTCGGTACTTAAAAAAAGTAGGACAAGGCTTCTTATCGATGCCTTGGAGTTCGTTGGCGAAGCAGATCAGGTGCGTTTCTCAATCTTACTCAAAAAACGGGCAGAAGGTGTGCCGGTACAATATCTGCTAGCACACAAAGAATTCATGGGCCGTGATTTTCAAATTACCCCAGATGTACTGATTCCAAGGGATGATACGGCTGTGTTGGTGGAAACGAGCCTGCAGGAGCTTTCAGAAATACGAAATCCCCAGATTATGGACCTTTGTACGGGCAGTGGCATCGTAGCTGTGACCATAAGCCTTGAACGAGGGGTATCCGTACTGGCAAGTGACATTAGTGAAAAAGCACTAAAAGTCGCTTGTGATAATAGCAGGCGCTTGGGTGCAGACGTTTATTTTAGACAAGGCGATTTATTCGATGCATTGAAGGATGACGATGGACCATTTGACTTAATTGCCAGCAATCCGCCCTATATTAGTGAACCTGAGATGAAAACGCTACAAAAAGAAGTAAAGCAGGAACCAGTGTTGGCCCTTTATGGTGGTCTAGATGGCTTAGAGTACTATCGCTCTATTGTAGGGAAAGCAAAACCATATCTAAAAAAGGGAGGATTGCTGCTGATGGAAATTGGATATACGCAGGCAGAGGCAGTGACAAACTTACTTTTGGATGCGGGATATGTACATACGCTAGTCAGATATGATATGGCTGGTCATCCTAGGGTGGTAGGAGGCAGGAATGAAGACTAG